In one Halofilum ochraceum genomic region, the following are encoded:
- the betI gene encoding choline-binding transcriptional repressor BetI, whose protein sequence is MPKLGMQPVRRRQLIEATIDTIEAHGFAETTIARISKAAGLSSGIIAHYFGGKNALLAATMRSLLNDLQREMIQRQRRAATPIQRIEQILGANFAAEQSTPKICAAWLSFYGQVPHSPELKRLHRVYVSRLRSNLLHAFRQLLPGEEAERAAEGMSSMIDGIWVRAALARCTPEAAGAHIIADDYLRMILKHYRAQAGRPDNGGRLGAI, encoded by the coding sequence ATGCCCAAGCTCGGAATGCAGCCCGTTCGCCGGCGACAGTTGATCGAAGCGACGATCGACACGATCGAGGCGCATGGCTTCGCCGAGACGACGATCGCCCGCATCAGTAAGGCGGCCGGGTTGTCGAGCGGGATCATCGCCCATTATTTCGGCGGCAAGAACGCCCTGCTGGCGGCGACCATGCGCTCGCTGCTGAACGACCTGCAGCGGGAGATGATTCAGCGACAGCGCCGGGCGGCGACACCGATCCAGCGGATCGAGCAGATCCTCGGGGCGAATTTCGCCGCGGAACAGTCGACGCCGAAAATCTGCGCGGCCTGGCTGTCGTTCTACGGACAGGTCCCGCACTCGCCGGAGCTCAAGCGCTTGCATCGGGTCTACGTGAGCCGGCTGCGTTCGAACCTGCTGCACGCCTTCCGGCAATTGCTGCCAGGCGAGGAGGCCGAGCGCGCGGCCGAGGGCATGAGTTCGATGATCGATGGCATCTGGGTCAGGGCGGCGCTCGCGCGCTGTACACCGGAAGCCGCAGGGGCGCATATTATCGCGGACGACTATCTGCGTATGATACTGAAACACTATCGCGCGCAGGCCGGTCGGCCAGACAACGGCGGTCGTTTAGGCGCGATCTGA
- a CDS encoding exonuclease domain-containing protein, with translation MGAILDTREGLAPLTGSWAFVDLETTGGNPARNRIIEVAVVAVDDGEVVDEWSRLVAPGRPIPPSITGLTGIDDSMLADAPAFADIRDELLERLRGRTVVAHNARFDYGFLRNEFRREGITFRAPVMCTVRLSRALYPDHRGHGLDALIQRFDLPRDARHRALGDARAALAFVGAATRDRGTAAVTHAIERQCGGPSLPPQLAPDALEGLPHRPGVYLFYGEDDALLYIGKSVDLHDRVRSHLSGDHRSHTATRIAHRLTRIDWQETVGELGALLREARLIKQLRPLHNRRLREAGAQVVIAVAEDADGYLEPLIVPARAPDAWPGDRWYGPFGDRRAARRELGRIADENALCRRRLGLEKGRGNRPCFGRQIGRCQGACTGEEAPVRFNMRLLEALGERRIQPWPWPGAVAITETDPESGRSECHVIDHWRYLGSARDETEAAELASDPPSAPFDRDHYRLLARWLRRHPQSARRLDATR, from the coding sequence GTGGGTGCCATCCTGGACACGCGCGAGGGGCTGGCCCCACTGACGGGCAGCTGGGCGTTCGTCGATCTGGAGACCACGGGCGGGAATCCGGCCCGTAACCGCATCATCGAGGTCGCCGTGGTCGCCGTCGACGATGGCGAGGTCGTCGACGAATGGTCCCGCCTGGTCGCCCCCGGGCGCCCGATCCCGCCCTCGATCACCGGCCTGACCGGCATCGACGATTCGATGCTCGCGGATGCCCCGGCGTTCGCGGATATCCGGGATGAACTGCTCGAACGCCTGCGCGGGCGCACGGTGGTCGCCCACAACGCGCGTTTCGACTACGGCTTCCTGCGCAATGAATTCCGGCGCGAGGGCATCACGTTCCGGGCCCCCGTCATGTGCACGGTGCGTCTGTCGCGGGCGCTGTATCCCGATCACCGCGGTCATGGCCTCGACGCCCTGATCCAGCGCTTTGATCTGCCGCGCGATGCGCGTCACCGGGCCCTCGGCGATGCCCGCGCCGCGCTCGCCTTCGTCGGCGCCGCGACCCGCGATCGCGGCACCGCGGCCGTCACCCATGCGATCGAACGTCAGTGCGGCGGCCCATCGCTGCCGCCGCAGCTGGCGCCGGATGCGCTCGAGGGGCTGCCCCACAGGCCCGGCGTGTACCTGTTCTACGGCGAAGACGACGCGCTGCTCTACATCGGCAAGAGCGTCGACCTGCACGACCGGGTACGCAGCCATCTCTCCGGCGACCACCGCTCGCACACCGCCACCCGCATCGCCCACCGGCTCACGCGCATCGACTGGCAGGAGACCGTCGGCGAACTGGGCGCCCTGCTGCGCGAGGCCCGCCTGATCAAGCAGCTGCGGCCGTTACACAACCGACGCCTGCGCGAGGCCGGCGCGCAGGTCGTGATCGCCGTGGCCGAAGACGCGGACGGTTACCTGGAGCCGTTGATCGTGCCGGCACGGGCCCCGGACGCATGGCCCGGCGACCGCTGGTACGGCCCCTTCGGCGATCGCCGGGCCGCGCGGCGGGAACTGGGGCGCATTGCCGATGAAAACGCCCTCTGCCGGCGCCGACTCGGGCTCGAGAAGGGTCGGGGGAACCGCCCCTGTTTCGGCCGGCAGATCGGCCGCTGCCAGGGCGCGTGCACCGGTGAGGAAGCGCCCGTGCGCTTCAACATGCGCCTGCTGGAGGCCCTCGGCGAACGCCGGATCCAGCCATGGCCGTGGCCCGGCGCCGTCGCGATCACGGAAACGGATCCGGAAAGCGGCCGCAGCGAATGCCATGTGATCGACCACTGGCGTTACCTCGGCTCGGCCAGGGATGAGACCGAGGCCGCCGAACTCGCATCCGACCCACCCTCCGCACCGTTCGACCGCGATCACTACCGGCTGCTGGCGCGCTGGCTGCGGCGCCACCCGCAGTCCGCCCGCCGTCTCGACGCCACGCGCTGA
- a CDS encoding LysM peptidoglycan-binding domain-containing protein: protein MKRLSATLLVGLLLVSSTAYAASETFPRPPEIEPAIRFWTQVYTQVSTDGGLLHDRDNLGVVYEKIALDSRYRDQRQRQVNARKAHYREVLRNIARKERANLNQEERRVLGLWPEGVNDSRLQRAANNIRFQLGQSDKFRAGLVRSGAWEPHIRRTLEDMGLPEELAALPHVESSFNPDAWSRVGAAGLWQFTRATGRRYMRIDHIVDERMDPFTSSIAAARLLEHNYSITDNWAMAITAYNHGLAGIRRAARQVGSKNIATIIDQYESRTWGFASRNFYPAFLAAVDVDFNASKYFGLIERDDTIVTETIELPFYAPVDALTRAFDVDRERLRDLNRALRDPVWAGDKRVPRGYSLRVPAGPERPPAEQLLARVDQSARYVAQVPDRFHRVRSGETLSAIASRYGVSSNAIMSLNNLRSRNFIRAGQTLRLPVPAGQGDDSGRFYTVSRGDTLSGIASRTGLKVSSLAAANNLGDEHRIYPGQRLRVDGRVAEDAQTVASAATGTSADDGGDAKAASAAQEDAAADTAETGSGSPTDVATTETDAAEQTIAEAESAAETTDTASAETGSTATAGEATDDTDNTGPLATLRANNPAQSSRAEPVPALSADPADYSVAADGTIEVQAAETLGHYAEWLDLRASELRRVNNMRYGKPVVIGKRIKLRFSRVAPAEFVQRREAYHEELQARFFEQFRIAGTEKTLVQSGDSLWTLARRADNVPVWLLRQYNPDLNFEDLHPGMPVSLPKVERQADSLGDSDATAEADSDGPGDGSGA from the coding sequence ATGAAACGCCTCTCCGCCACCCTGCTGGTCGGCCTGCTTCTTGTTTCCAGTACTGCTTACGCCGCGTCCGAAACGTTCCCCCGGCCACCCGAGATTGAACCCGCGATCCGCTTCTGGACACAGGTTTACACCCAGGTCTCCACCGACGGTGGCCTGCTCCACGACCGCGACAACCTGGGGGTCGTATACGAAAAAATCGCGCTCGACAGCCGGTACCGCGATCAACGGCAACGTCAGGTCAACGCGCGCAAGGCACATTATCGGGAGGTCCTGCGTAACATCGCCCGCAAGGAGCGCGCGAACCTGAATCAGGAAGAACGCCGCGTGCTCGGACTCTGGCCGGAAGGCGTGAACGACAGCCGCCTGCAGCGGGCGGCGAACAACATCCGCTTCCAACTCGGCCAGTCGGACAAATTCCGCGCCGGACTCGTGCGCTCGGGGGCATGGGAGCCGCATATCCGGCGTACCCTGGAGGACATGGGGCTGCCGGAAGAGCTGGCCGCACTGCCGCACGTCGAGTCTTCCTTCAATCCGGATGCATGGTCACGCGTGGGCGCGGCTGGCCTCTGGCAGTTCACGCGCGCGACCGGTCGCCGCTATATGCGCATCGATCACATCGTCGACGAGCGCATGGACCCGTTCACGTCGAGTATCGCGGCGGCCCGCCTGCTGGAGCACAACTACTCGATCACCGACAACTGGGCGATGGCGATCACGGCGTACAATCACGGCCTGGCCGGCATCCGCCGGGCGGCTCGGCAGGTGGGCAGCAAGAACATCGCCACGATCATCGACCAGTATGAGAGCCGGACCTGGGGCTTCGCCTCGCGCAATTTCTATCCCGCCTTCCTGGCGGCGGTCGATGTCGACTTCAATGCCAGCAAATACTTTGGTCTGATCGAACGCGACGACACCATCGTCACCGAAACAATTGAACTGCCGTTCTATGCCCCGGTCGACGCGCTCACGCGGGCCTTCGATGTCGACCGTGAGCGTCTGCGCGACCTCAATCGCGCACTCCGGGATCCCGTCTGGGCGGGCGACAAGCGGGTGCCGCGCGGCTACAGCCTGCGGGTTCCGGCCGGGCCGGAACGCCCGCCCGCGGAGCAGTTGCTCGCCAGAGTGGACCAGAGCGCCCGCTACGTGGCCCAGGTCCCCGACCGCTTCCATCGGGTCCGCAGCGGCGAGACGCTGTCGGCGATCGCCTCACGCTACGGCGTATCCAGCAACGCGATCATGTCGCTGAACAACCTCCGCAGCCGCAACTTCATCCGCGCGGGACAGACCCTGCGCCTACCGGTACCGGCGGGTCAGGGCGACGATAGCGGCCGCTTCTACACCGTCAGCCGCGGGGACACGCTCTCGGGCATCGCGAGCCGGACGGGGCTCAAGGTTTCCAGCCTGGCCGCCGCGAACAATCTCGGTGACGAGCACCGCATCTACCCGGGACAGAGACTGCGGGTGGACGGCCGCGTGGCGGAGGATGCGCAGACGGTCGCGAGCGCGGCTACCGGAACCAGCGCGGATGATGGCGGAGATGCGAAGGCGGCGTCCGCCGCGCAGGAGGACGCCGCCGCCGACACCGCGGAGACCGGGAGCGGGTCGCCGACGGACGTCGCCACGACCGAAACGGATGCAGCCGAGCAGACCATAGCCGAGGCCGAATCCGCCGCCGAGACGACGGACACCGCAAGCGCGGAAACCGGATCCACCGCCACGGCCGGAGAGGCGACCGACGACACCGACAACACCGGGCCACTGGCGACGCTGCGGGCGAACAACCCGGCCCAGTCCAGTCGTGCGGAGCCCGTACCCGCATTGTCGGCCGACCCTGCGGATTACAGCGTCGCGGCCGACGGCACGATCGAGGTGCAGGCGGCGGAGACGCTCGGCCATTACGCCGAGTGGCTTGATCTGCGCGCCAGCGAGCTGCGCCGCGTAAACAACATGCGCTACGGCAAACCGGTGGTTATCGGCAAGCGGATCAAGCTGCGCTTCAGCCGGGTCGCCCCCGCGGAATTCGTACAGCGCCGTGAGGCATACCACGAGGAGCTGCAGGCGCGTTTCTTCGAGCAGTTCCGGATCGCGGGCACCGAGAAGACGCTGGTGCAGTCCGGCGATTCCCTGTGGACGCTGGCCCGGCGGGCCGACAACGTCCCGGTCTGGCTGCTGCGCCAATACAATCCGGACCTGAACTTCGAGGACCTGCATCCCGGTATGCCGGTTTCACTACCCAAGGTCGAACGCCAGGCCGACAGCCTCGGCGACAGCGACGCGACGGCCGAGGCGGATAGCGACGGTCCGGGCGACGGCAGCGGCGCCTGA
- a CDS encoding TrpB-like pyridoxal phosphate-dependent enzyme, with protein sequence MSETKILLPESDLPTHWYNVVADMPNAPAPYLGPDGEPVPPEALGAIFPPGILEQEVSTERWIPIPEPVRDALKLWRPAPLYRAKRLEERLGTPAKIYFKYEGVSPAGSHKPNSAVPQAYYNHIAGIHRLTTETGAGQWGSSLSLAGQLFDMEVRIYMVRVSAEQKPFRKSMMELWGGEVIPSPSNLTQAGRDVLAKDPDNPGSLGIAISEAVEEAAGRDDTNYALGSVLNHVLLHQTVIGQETKRQLEQVGDYPDMVFAPCGGGCNVGGMMFPFVTDKAAGRDIRLVACEPASCPTLTRGRFTWDWGDSIGLTPLMKMYTLGHDFMPPGIHAGGLRYHGVSPLVSQLHAEGVIESVAPQQLATFRAGQLIAQTMGIIPAPESAHAAAGCIEEALRCRETGEPKTLLFTLSGHGHFDMAAYDKYLAGELDDYDYPEDEVAAALERLPKFEREPV encoded by the coding sequence TTGAGTGAAACGAAGATTCTGCTGCCCGAGAGCGACCTGCCGACCCACTGGTACAACGTGGTCGCCGATATGCCCAACGCGCCGGCACCGTATCTGGGGCCGGACGGGGAACCGGTGCCCCCCGAGGCCCTCGGGGCGATATTCCCGCCGGGGATTCTGGAGCAGGAGGTGTCCACCGAGCGCTGGATTCCGATCCCGGAGCCCGTCCGCGACGCCCTGAAGCTGTGGCGGCCGGCCCCGCTGTACCGCGCGAAACGGCTGGAGGAACGGCTCGGCACCCCGGCAAAGATCTACTTCAAGTACGAGGGCGTGAGCCCCGCCGGTTCGCACAAACCGAACTCCGCGGTGCCGCAGGCGTATTACAACCATATCGCCGGCATCCATCGCCTGACGACGGAGACCGGCGCCGGGCAGTGGGGGTCTTCGCTGTCGCTGGCGGGGCAACTGTTCGACATGGAGGTGCGCATCTACATGGTGCGGGTGTCGGCCGAGCAGAAGCCGTTCCGCAAATCCATGATGGAACTCTGGGGTGGCGAGGTGATCCCGAGTCCGTCGAACCTGACCCAGGCGGGGCGCGATGTGCTGGCGAAGGATCCCGACAATCCCGGCTCGCTCGGGATCGCGATCTCCGAGGCGGTCGAGGAGGCCGCGGGGCGCGACGATACCAACTACGCGCTTGGTTCCGTGCTGAACCACGTGCTGCTGCACCAGACCGTCATCGGCCAGGAGACGAAGCGGCAGCTGGAGCAGGTCGGCGATTACCCGGATATGGTGTTCGCGCCCTGCGGCGGCGGCTGCAATGTCGGCGGCATGATGTTCCCCTTCGTGACGGACAAGGCCGCCGGGCGGGATATCCGGCTGGTGGCCTGCGAACCGGCCTCGTGCCCGACGCTGACCCGCGGGCGTTTCACCTGGGACTGGGGCGATTCGATCGGGCTGACGCCGCTGATGAAGATGTACACCCTCGGGCATGATTTCATGCCGCCGGGGATCCATGCGGGTGGGCTGCGCTATCACGGCGTGTCGCCGCTCGTCTCCCAGCTCCATGCCGAGGGCGTGATCGAGTCCGTCGCCCCGCAACAGCTGGCGACATTCCGCGCCGGCCAGCTGATCGCCCAGACCATGGGGATTATCCCGGCGCCCGAGTCGGCCCATGCGGCCGCCGGCTGTATCGAGGAGGCGCTGCGCTGCAGGGAGACGGGCGAACCGAAGACGCTGCTGTTCACGCTCTCCGGGCATGGCCACTTCGACATGGCGGCCTACGACAAATACCTGGCCGGCGAGCTCGATGATTACGACTACCCGGAGGATGAGGTTGCCGCCGCGCTCGAGCGTCTGCCGAAATTTGAACGCGAGCCGGTCTGA
- a CDS encoding DUF4922 domain-containing protein: MDDDITAGPLLPRVQAATERALASGALGPIGTGEEVLHDGGYAFRLRTVASLARKEAAQEQARAGGFDRDPFLPPYEEGLYVGPVPPAHVGLLNKFPVLEHHLLIVTGTFQPQEGVLDETDFEAWLRILRAGAGLAFFNGGAVAGASQPHRHLQWVPLAERPPLEAAVAAGEPLPFPVASELLPSSWLAEPVVGAREFHRCYTRLLESIGCAPGAGAPAPYNLLATRDRIWAVPRAEESIAGVAINALGYAGWMLAADDMQAETVRARGPLALLAAAAGR; encoded by the coding sequence ATGGATGACGACATCACGGCAGGCCCGCTTTTGCCGCGGGTCCAGGCGGCCACCGAACGCGCGCTCGCCAGTGGTGCGCTTGGCCCGATCGGTACAGGCGAAGAAGTGCTGCACGATGGCGGCTACGCTTTCCGCCTGCGCACCGTCGCCAGCCTCGCCCGCAAGGAGGCGGCCCAGGAGCAGGCCCGCGCCGGCGGCTTCGACCGCGACCCGTTCCTGCCCCCGTATGAGGAGGGGCTATACGTCGGCCCGGTGCCGCCGGCGCACGTCGGCCTGCTGAACAAGTTCCCCGTGCTCGAGCATCATCTGCTGATCGTTACCGGGACGTTCCAGCCGCAGGAGGGCGTGCTGGATGAGACGGACTTCGAGGCCTGGCTGCGTATACTCCGCGCGGGCGCTGGCCTCGCGTTCTTCAACGGCGGTGCGGTCGCCGGGGCGAGTCAGCCCCATCGGCATCTGCAGTGGGTCCCACTGGCGGAGCGGCCGCCGCTGGAGGCGGCGGTCGCCGCCGGTGAACCATTGCCTTTCCCCGTCGCCAGCGAGCTCCTGCCGTCTTCGTGGCTCGCGGAACCGGTGGTGGGCGCGCGGGAATTCCATCGCTGCTATACCCGCCTGCTGGAATCGATCGGGTGCGCTCCGGGGGCGGGGGCGCCGGCGCCCTATAACCTGCTTGCGACCCGCGACCGTATCTGGGCCGTTCCACGGGCCGAGGAGTCGATCGCGGGCGTGGCCATCAATGCACTCGGCTATGCGGGCTGGATGCTCGCGGCCGACGACATGCAGGCCGAGACCGTGCGCGCGCGCGGTCCGCTGGCCCTGCTCGCGGCGGCCGCCGGTCGCTGA
- a CDS encoding NYN domain-containing protein, whose amino-acid sequence MANNTRTSSMAVFCDFENIALGVLDARYAAFDINKVLERLLLKGNIVVKKAYCDWDRYKNFKPAMHEASFEMIEIPHVRQSGKNSADIRMVVDALDLCYTKSHVDVFVIVSGDSDFSPLVSKLRENDKVVIGVGVKSSTSDLLIANCDEFIFYDDLVRDSEKPSRRKRRSGKKTASKKKSAKTEGAENTAEAAAEAAAESAADAADTATDDGGADDRKQEALDLVLATVEDLFRERGEEDKVWGSMVKQALKRRKPGFNESYHGYRSFGQLLEEARERGLLTLQHDEKSGGYIIQNYSTED is encoded by the coding sequence ATGGCGAACAACACACGGACCAGCAGCATGGCGGTGTTCTGCGATTTCGAGAACATCGCCCTGGGCGTGCTCGACGCGCGCTACGCCGCCTTCGATATCAACAAGGTTCTCGAGCGCCTGCTGCTCAAGGGCAATATCGTGGTGAAAAAGGCGTACTGCGACTGGGACCGTTACAAGAACTTCAAGCCGGCGATGCACGAGGCCTCGTTCGAGATGATCGAGATCCCGCATGTACGCCAGTCGGGGAAGAACTCAGCCGATATCCGCATGGTCGTCGATGCCCTCGATCTCTGCTACACGAAATCGCACGTCGACGTCTTCGTGATCGTAAGCGGTGACTCCGATTTCTCGCCGCTCGTGAGCAAACTGCGCGAGAACGACAAGGTGGTCATCGGTGTGGGGGTCAAGAGTTCGACCTCGGATCTGCTGATCGCCAACTGCGATGAATTCATTTTCTACGACGATCTGGTACGGGATTCCGAAAAGCCGTCGCGGCGCAAGCGCCGGTCCGGCAAGAAGACGGCGTCGAAGAAGAAAAGCGCGAAAACGGAAGGGGCCGAAAACACGGCCGAAGCCGCGGCCGAGGCGGCGGCGGAAAGTGCCGCGGATGCAGCCGATACCGCCACCGACGATGGCGGTGCCGATGACCGTAAACAGGAGGCGCTGGATCTGGTGCTTGCCACGGTCGAGGACCTGTTCCGCGAGCGCGGCGAGGAAGACAAGGTCTGGGGGTCGATGGTCAAGCAGGCGCTTAAACGCCGCAAGCCCGGCTTCAACGAGAGTTACCACGGTTACCGGAGTTTCGGGCAACTGCTCGAGGAAGCCCGTGAACGCGGGCTGCTGACCCTGCAGCACGACGAAAAATCCGGTGGCTATATCATCCAGAACTATTCCACCGAAGACTGA